A genomic window from Paramormyrops kingsleyae isolate MSU_618 chromosome 23, PKINGS_0.4, whole genome shotgun sequence includes:
- the jarid2b gene encoding protein Jumonji isoform X2 translates to MSKERPKRNIIQKKYDDSDGIPWSEERVVRRVLYLSLKEFKSSRKRQLGEDGISDGTKGANGSLAIGQLNGSGSKGLAKEGGRGSTQSTDGGSDYSEDGPVKKRPRLQAQRKFAQSQPNSPSTTPVKAAEAMLPTPASQITDLSRRKPKTEDFLTFLCLRDSVALPSSMAYLGSSQDEDELEDEDETEDARTEASVASASCPCTPRKGKPPGKQALNGHVFNGYSKASRDREGAGKLKGREATPAKERGERPDSRREQPLPHAGAPARGPSAGSVPYKRAAEELRKQVSKVNGLTRGAPAVTHTASAKKTKDFRLPSKTVKCTQATSKARVTHTKAKGALVRRSRLNHSKHATLHRPPPRNHYHPGNGLPHSNSGKAQGSNAKTRKQVLLSNGAHKLATEGAARLNGRLNGQLLPKDGAPQGREGLRNSKRRLAAAGATVQLLLERSKKPKPPAPAPEAPGEAAVPSGAAVPNGHVATETGAPSPERQRPRRSTAGRLMFGRHSQISSVGPAPQQAAPDCSPTSAHEPPRPQHKQAEPRAKAGCPPITDVLVLRPNSTEFQDPLAYLDSVRERAEPYGLCRIVPPPEWRPECKLNEDMRFVTQVQHVHKLGRRWGPNVQQLACIRKHLRSQGITMDEPPLIGGCELDLARFFQLINDMGGMQQVTDLKKWSKLADLLRVPRSAQDRLAKLQEAYCQYLLSYDSLSAEERRRLEREVLAEKENLECRRGPLEGHSENAHRSLALPRYEPKNGLVNGMVHKDGLRGRLKDAVDALKMGRRRLFAQERKADEQEDRGILSDQHKCIYKGRSVSLTTFYRTARNTMNMCFNKEPTAAEVEQEYWRIVEQKDCHVAVHSGKVDTSTHGSGFPVAKSEPFSKHGWNLTILPHNSGSILRYLGAVPGVTVPWLNIGMVFSTSCWSRDQNRLPFIDYLHTGADCIWYCIPAEEKAKLDKVVHTLLQANGTPGLEMLEKNIMISPEVLSREGIKVHRTVQQSGQFVVSFPGTFVCRVCCGYSVSESVHFATPQWMNLGYEAAKDLKCRRIAKPFSMEKLLYQIAMFESKRENGHVLGTIATLLKDLRDIEMRQRQKLYEAGLLSSARYGSHDGTQAPGEARKKQRKWLALESSERRCQTCQHLCYLSMVVQENENVVFCLECASHHVEKHKSCRGLKMMYRYDEEQIDSLVDLVCGKAMKGHQNCNGVVPGKMAAKRGPRKRATVEVSRSRLPSSHLAKSATGS, encoded by the exons GCCCAGACTGCAAGCCCAGAGGAAGTTTGCTCAGTCTCAACCCAACTCTCCCAGCACGACCCCAGTGAAGGCAGCTGAGGCTATGCTGCCCACCCCTGCCTCGCAGATCACGGACCTCTCCAGGCGCAAGCCCAAAACGGAGGACTTCCTGACCTTCCTCTGTCTCCGAG ACTCGGTGGCCCTGCCCAGCAGCATGGCCTACTTGGGGAGCTCCCAGGACGAGGACGAGCTGGAGGATGAGGACGAGACTGAGGATGCACGGACGGAGGCCAGCGTGGCGTCGGCGTCCTGCCCATGCACACCGCGGAAGGGCAAGCCACCTGGCAAGCAGGCCCTGAACGGCCATG TCTTCAACGGCTACAGCAAGGCGTCGCGGGACAGAGAGGGTGCCGGCAAGCTGAAGGGCCGGGAGGCGACGCCGGCGAAGGAGCGCGGCGAGCGGCCAGACAGCCGCAGGGAACAGCCCCTCCCACACGCTGGAGCCCCAGCCAGGGGGCCCTCCGCCGGCAGCGTCCCATACAAGCGCGCGGCCGAAGAGCTCCGCAAGCAG gTTTCCAAGGTGAACGGACTCACGCGGGGAGCCCCTGCCGTCACGCACACAGCCAGTGCCAAAAAAACAAAGGACTTCCGTCTGCCGTCCAAAACTGTGAAGTGCACGCAGGCTACGAGCAAAGCCCGTGTCACGCACACCAAAGCCAAGGGGGCGCTGGTCAGGAGGTCCAGACTGAACCACAGCAAACACGCCACGCTCCACAGACCGCCCCCAAGAAACCACTACCACCCCGGCAACGGACTGCCCCACTCCAACTCAGGAAAAGCCCAAGGTAGCAATGCAAAAACACGCAAACAGGTGCTATTGTCCAACGGGGCGCACAAGCTGGCCACCGAGGGCGCCGCACGCCTCAACGGGCGCCTCAACGGGCAGCTGCTCCCCAAAGACGGCGCCCCCCAGGGCCGGGAGGGCCTTCGCAACTCCAAGAGACGGCTAGCGGCGGCGGGGGCCACGGTCCAGCTGCTTCTGGAGAGATCCAAGAAACCGAAGCCTCCGGCCCCCGCCCCCGAGGCTCCCGGTGAGGCGGCCGTGCCCAGCGGGGCGGCAGTGCCGAACGGGCATGTCGCCACGGAGACGGGCGCGCCCAGCCCGGAACGTCAGCGGCCCAGGCGCTCCACCGCGGGGCGACTCATGTTCGGCCGGCACTCGCAGATCTCCAGCGTGGGGCCGGCGCCACAGCAGGCCGCCCCTGACTGCTCCCCTACCTCAGCCCATGAGCCGCCCCGCCCCCAGCACAAGCAGGCAGAGCCCCGTGCCAAGGCCGGCTGCCCCCCCATTACGGACGTGCTGGTGCTGCGACCCAATTCCACGGAGTTCCAGGACCCGCTGGCGTACCTGGACTCGGTGCGCGAGCGGGCCGAGCCCTACGGGCTTTGCCGCATAGTCCCCCCGCCCGAGTGGCGGCCCGAGTGCAAGCTGAACGAGGACATGCGCTTCGTCACGCAGGTGCAGCACGTGCACAAGCTGGGCCGGCGCTGGGGCCCCAACGTGCAGCAGCTGGCCTGCATCAGGAAGCACCTGCGCTCTCAGGGCATAACCATGGATGAGCCGCCCCTCATCG GGGGCTGCGAGCTGGACCTGGCCCGCTTCTTTCAGCTCATCAACGACATGGGCGGAATGCAGCAGGTAACGGACCTCAAGAAGTGGAGCAAGCTGGCGGACCTGCTGCGGGTGCCGCGCTCCGCCCAGGACCGGCTGGCTAAACTGCAGGAGGCCTACTGCCAGTACCTGCTGTCCTACGACTCGCTGTCAGCCGAGGAGCGCCGGAGGCTGGAGCGGGAGGTGCTGGCCGAGAAGGAGAACCTAGAGTGTCGGCGGGGGCCCCTGGAGGGCCACTCAGAGAATGCACATCGCTCGCTGGCACTGCCGCGCTACGAACCCAAGAACGGCCTGGTCAACGGCATGGTGCACAAGGATGGCCTTCGTGGCCGACTCAAGGACGCCGTGGACGCCCTCAAGATGGGCCGGCGCCGGCTGTTCGCTCAGGAGAGGAAGGCTGACGAGCAGGAGGACCGCGGCATCCTCAGCGACCAGCACAAGTGTATTTACAAG ggcCGTTCTGTTTCCTTGACCACCTTCTACCGGACAGCCAGGAACACTATGAACATGTGCTTCAACAAGGAGCCCACGGCCGCCGAAGTGGAG CAAGAGTACTGGCGCATCGTGGAGCAGAAGGACTGCCATGTGGCCGTCCACAGCGGGAAGGTGGACACCAGCACTCATGGGAGTGGTTTCCCTGTGGCCAAGTCGGAGCCCTTCTCCAA GCATGGATGGAACCTCACAATCCTGCCCCACAACTCTGGGTCCATCCTGCGTTACCTTGGTGCTGTGCCTG GGGTGACCGTCCCCTGGCTGAACATCGGCATGGTGTTTTCTACCTCATGTTGGTCTCGCGACCAGAACCGCCTTCCATTCATCGATTACTTACACACGGGTGCGGACTGCATCTG GTATTGTATTCCTGCTGAAGAAAAAGCGAAGCTGGACAAAGTGGTGCACACCTTGCTGCAGGCCAACGGCACCCCTGGGCTGGAGATGCTGGAGAAGAACATCATG ATCTCTCCGGAGGTTCTCTCCCGCGAGGGCATCAAGGTGCACCGCACGGTGCAGCAGAGTGGCCAGTTCGTCGTCTCTTTCCCGGGAACCTTTGTGTGCAGGGTCTGCTGTGGGTACAGCGTCTCCGAAAGCGTGCACTTTGCCACCCCCCAGTGGATGAACCTGGGATACGAGGCTGCTAAG gacctGAAATGCCGGCGCATCGCAAAACCCTTTTCCATGGAGAAGCTGCTCTACCAAATCGCCATGTTCGAGTCCAAGCGTGAGAACGGCCACGTTCTGGGCACAATCGCCACTCTTCTCAAAGATCTCAG GGACATAGAGATGCGccagcggcagaagctgtacgAGGCCGGACTGCTTTCCTCGGCCCGCTACGGCTCGCACGATGGCACTCAGGCTCCCGGCGAGGCCAGGAAGAAGCAGCGCAAGTGGTTGGCACTGGAGTCATCGGAGCGCCGCTGCCAGACATGCCAGCACCTCTGCTACCTATCCATG GTCGTCCAGGAGAACGAGAATGTGGTCTTCTGCTTGGAGTGCGCGTCACACCATGTGGAGAAACACAAGTCCTGCCGGGGCCTGAAGATGATGTATCGCTACGACGAG GAGCAGATCGACAGCCTGGTGGACCTCGTGTGCGGCAAGGCAATGAAAGGCCATCAGAACTGTAACGGGGTCGTGCCGGGCAAGATGGCTGCCAAGCGCGGCCCGCGGAAGCGAGCGACGGTGGAGGTTTCACGCTCCCGCCTCCCGTCCTCCCATCTGGCCAAAAGTGCTACGGGTTCCTAG
- the jarid2b gene encoding protein Jumonji isoform X1, whose translation MSKERPKRNIIQKKYDDSDGIPWSEERVVRRVLYLSLKEFKSSRKRQLGEDGISDGTKGANGSLAIGQLNGSGSKGLAKEGGRGSTQSTDGGSDYSEDGPVKKRPRLQAQRKFAQSQPNSPSTTPVKAAEAMLPTPASQITDLSRRKPKTEDFLTFLCLRGYSTWHNADSVALPSSMAYLGSSQDEDELEDEDETEDARTEASVASASCPCTPRKGKPPGKQALNGHVFNGYSKASRDREGAGKLKGREATPAKERGERPDSRREQPLPHAGAPARGPSAGSVPYKRAAEELRKQVSKVNGLTRGAPAVTHTASAKKTKDFRLPSKTVKCTQATSKARVTHTKAKGALVRRSRLNHSKHATLHRPPPRNHYHPGNGLPHSNSGKAQGSNAKTRKQVLLSNGAHKLATEGAARLNGRLNGQLLPKDGAPQGREGLRNSKRRLAAAGATVQLLLERSKKPKPPAPAPEAPGEAAVPSGAAVPNGHVATETGAPSPERQRPRRSTAGRLMFGRHSQISSVGPAPQQAAPDCSPTSAHEPPRPQHKQAEPRAKAGCPPITDVLVLRPNSTEFQDPLAYLDSVRERAEPYGLCRIVPPPEWRPECKLNEDMRFVTQVQHVHKLGRRWGPNVQQLACIRKHLRSQGITMDEPPLIGGCELDLARFFQLINDMGGMQQVTDLKKWSKLADLLRVPRSAQDRLAKLQEAYCQYLLSYDSLSAEERRRLEREVLAEKENLECRRGPLEGHSENAHRSLALPRYEPKNGLVNGMVHKDGLRGRLKDAVDALKMGRRRLFAQERKADEQEDRGILSDQHKCIYKGRSVSLTTFYRTARNTMNMCFNKEPTAAEVEQEYWRIVEQKDCHVAVHSGKVDTSTHGSGFPVAKSEPFSKHGWNLTILPHNSGSILRYLGAVPGVTVPWLNIGMVFSTSCWSRDQNRLPFIDYLHTGADCIWYCIPAEEKAKLDKVVHTLLQANGTPGLEMLEKNIMISPEVLSREGIKVHRTVQQSGQFVVSFPGTFVCRVCCGYSVSESVHFATPQWMNLGYEAAKDLKCRRIAKPFSMEKLLYQIAMFESKRENGHVLGTIATLLKDLRDIEMRQRQKLYEAGLLSSARYGSHDGTQAPGEARKKQRKWLALESSERRCQTCQHLCYLSMVVQENENVVFCLECASHHVEKHKSCRGLKMMYRYDEEQIDSLVDLVCGKAMKGHQNCNGVVPGKMAAKRGPRKRATVEVSRSRLPSSHLAKSATGS comes from the exons GCCCAGACTGCAAGCCCAGAGGAAGTTTGCTCAGTCTCAACCCAACTCTCCCAGCACGACCCCAGTGAAGGCAGCTGAGGCTATGCTGCCCACCCCTGCCTCGCAGATCACGGACCTCTCCAGGCGCAAGCCCAAAACGGAGGACTTCCTGACCTTCCTCTGTCTCCGAG GTTACAGTACGTGGCACAACGCAG ACTCGGTGGCCCTGCCCAGCAGCATGGCCTACTTGGGGAGCTCCCAGGACGAGGACGAGCTGGAGGATGAGGACGAGACTGAGGATGCACGGACGGAGGCCAGCGTGGCGTCGGCGTCCTGCCCATGCACACCGCGGAAGGGCAAGCCACCTGGCAAGCAGGCCCTGAACGGCCATG TCTTCAACGGCTACAGCAAGGCGTCGCGGGACAGAGAGGGTGCCGGCAAGCTGAAGGGCCGGGAGGCGACGCCGGCGAAGGAGCGCGGCGAGCGGCCAGACAGCCGCAGGGAACAGCCCCTCCCACACGCTGGAGCCCCAGCCAGGGGGCCCTCCGCCGGCAGCGTCCCATACAAGCGCGCGGCCGAAGAGCTCCGCAAGCAG gTTTCCAAGGTGAACGGACTCACGCGGGGAGCCCCTGCCGTCACGCACACAGCCAGTGCCAAAAAAACAAAGGACTTCCGTCTGCCGTCCAAAACTGTGAAGTGCACGCAGGCTACGAGCAAAGCCCGTGTCACGCACACCAAAGCCAAGGGGGCGCTGGTCAGGAGGTCCAGACTGAACCACAGCAAACACGCCACGCTCCACAGACCGCCCCCAAGAAACCACTACCACCCCGGCAACGGACTGCCCCACTCCAACTCAGGAAAAGCCCAAGGTAGCAATGCAAAAACACGCAAACAGGTGCTATTGTCCAACGGGGCGCACAAGCTGGCCACCGAGGGCGCCGCACGCCTCAACGGGCGCCTCAACGGGCAGCTGCTCCCCAAAGACGGCGCCCCCCAGGGCCGGGAGGGCCTTCGCAACTCCAAGAGACGGCTAGCGGCGGCGGGGGCCACGGTCCAGCTGCTTCTGGAGAGATCCAAGAAACCGAAGCCTCCGGCCCCCGCCCCCGAGGCTCCCGGTGAGGCGGCCGTGCCCAGCGGGGCGGCAGTGCCGAACGGGCATGTCGCCACGGAGACGGGCGCGCCCAGCCCGGAACGTCAGCGGCCCAGGCGCTCCACCGCGGGGCGACTCATGTTCGGCCGGCACTCGCAGATCTCCAGCGTGGGGCCGGCGCCACAGCAGGCCGCCCCTGACTGCTCCCCTACCTCAGCCCATGAGCCGCCCCGCCCCCAGCACAAGCAGGCAGAGCCCCGTGCCAAGGCCGGCTGCCCCCCCATTACGGACGTGCTGGTGCTGCGACCCAATTCCACGGAGTTCCAGGACCCGCTGGCGTACCTGGACTCGGTGCGCGAGCGGGCCGAGCCCTACGGGCTTTGCCGCATAGTCCCCCCGCCCGAGTGGCGGCCCGAGTGCAAGCTGAACGAGGACATGCGCTTCGTCACGCAGGTGCAGCACGTGCACAAGCTGGGCCGGCGCTGGGGCCCCAACGTGCAGCAGCTGGCCTGCATCAGGAAGCACCTGCGCTCTCAGGGCATAACCATGGATGAGCCGCCCCTCATCG GGGGCTGCGAGCTGGACCTGGCCCGCTTCTTTCAGCTCATCAACGACATGGGCGGAATGCAGCAGGTAACGGACCTCAAGAAGTGGAGCAAGCTGGCGGACCTGCTGCGGGTGCCGCGCTCCGCCCAGGACCGGCTGGCTAAACTGCAGGAGGCCTACTGCCAGTACCTGCTGTCCTACGACTCGCTGTCAGCCGAGGAGCGCCGGAGGCTGGAGCGGGAGGTGCTGGCCGAGAAGGAGAACCTAGAGTGTCGGCGGGGGCCCCTGGAGGGCCACTCAGAGAATGCACATCGCTCGCTGGCACTGCCGCGCTACGAACCCAAGAACGGCCTGGTCAACGGCATGGTGCACAAGGATGGCCTTCGTGGCCGACTCAAGGACGCCGTGGACGCCCTCAAGATGGGCCGGCGCCGGCTGTTCGCTCAGGAGAGGAAGGCTGACGAGCAGGAGGACCGCGGCATCCTCAGCGACCAGCACAAGTGTATTTACAAG ggcCGTTCTGTTTCCTTGACCACCTTCTACCGGACAGCCAGGAACACTATGAACATGTGCTTCAACAAGGAGCCCACGGCCGCCGAAGTGGAG CAAGAGTACTGGCGCATCGTGGAGCAGAAGGACTGCCATGTGGCCGTCCACAGCGGGAAGGTGGACACCAGCACTCATGGGAGTGGTTTCCCTGTGGCCAAGTCGGAGCCCTTCTCCAA GCATGGATGGAACCTCACAATCCTGCCCCACAACTCTGGGTCCATCCTGCGTTACCTTGGTGCTGTGCCTG GGGTGACCGTCCCCTGGCTGAACATCGGCATGGTGTTTTCTACCTCATGTTGGTCTCGCGACCAGAACCGCCTTCCATTCATCGATTACTTACACACGGGTGCGGACTGCATCTG GTATTGTATTCCTGCTGAAGAAAAAGCGAAGCTGGACAAAGTGGTGCACACCTTGCTGCAGGCCAACGGCACCCCTGGGCTGGAGATGCTGGAGAAGAACATCATG ATCTCTCCGGAGGTTCTCTCCCGCGAGGGCATCAAGGTGCACCGCACGGTGCAGCAGAGTGGCCAGTTCGTCGTCTCTTTCCCGGGAACCTTTGTGTGCAGGGTCTGCTGTGGGTACAGCGTCTCCGAAAGCGTGCACTTTGCCACCCCCCAGTGGATGAACCTGGGATACGAGGCTGCTAAG gacctGAAATGCCGGCGCATCGCAAAACCCTTTTCCATGGAGAAGCTGCTCTACCAAATCGCCATGTTCGAGTCCAAGCGTGAGAACGGCCACGTTCTGGGCACAATCGCCACTCTTCTCAAAGATCTCAG GGACATAGAGATGCGccagcggcagaagctgtacgAGGCCGGACTGCTTTCCTCGGCCCGCTACGGCTCGCACGATGGCACTCAGGCTCCCGGCGAGGCCAGGAAGAAGCAGCGCAAGTGGTTGGCACTGGAGTCATCGGAGCGCCGCTGCCAGACATGCCAGCACCTCTGCTACCTATCCATG GTCGTCCAGGAGAACGAGAATGTGGTCTTCTGCTTGGAGTGCGCGTCACACCATGTGGAGAAACACAAGTCCTGCCGGGGCCTGAAGATGATGTATCGCTACGACGAG GAGCAGATCGACAGCCTGGTGGACCTCGTGTGCGGCAAGGCAATGAAAGGCCATCAGAACTGTAACGGGGTCGTGCCGGGCAAGATGGCTGCCAAGCGCGGCCCGCGGAAGCGAGCGACGGTGGAGGTTTCACGCTCCCGCCTCCCGTCCTCCCATCTGGCCAAAAGTGCTACGGGTTCCTAG
- the jarid2b gene encoding protein Jumonji isoform X3, with amino-acid sequence MSKERPKRNIIQKKYDDSDGIPWSEERVVRRVLYLSLKEFKSSRKRQLGEDGISDGTKGANGSLAIGQLNGSGSKGLAKEGGRGSTQSTDGGSDYSEDGPVKKRPRLQAQRKFAQSQPNSPSTTPVKAAEAMLPTPASQITDLSRRKPKTEDFLTFLCLRVFNGYSKASRDREGAGKLKGREATPAKERGERPDSRREQPLPHAGAPARGPSAGSVPYKRAAEELRKQVSKVNGLTRGAPAVTHTASAKKTKDFRLPSKTVKCTQATSKARVTHTKAKGALVRRSRLNHSKHATLHRPPPRNHYHPGNGLPHSNSGKAQGSNAKTRKQVLLSNGAHKLATEGAARLNGRLNGQLLPKDGAPQGREGLRNSKRRLAAAGATVQLLLERSKKPKPPAPAPEAPGEAAVPSGAAVPNGHVATETGAPSPERQRPRRSTAGRLMFGRHSQISSVGPAPQQAAPDCSPTSAHEPPRPQHKQAEPRAKAGCPPITDVLVLRPNSTEFQDPLAYLDSVRERAEPYGLCRIVPPPEWRPECKLNEDMRFVTQVQHVHKLGRRWGPNVQQLACIRKHLRSQGITMDEPPLIGGCELDLARFFQLINDMGGMQQVTDLKKWSKLADLLRVPRSAQDRLAKLQEAYCQYLLSYDSLSAEERRRLEREVLAEKENLECRRGPLEGHSENAHRSLALPRYEPKNGLVNGMVHKDGLRGRLKDAVDALKMGRRRLFAQERKADEQEDRGILSDQHKCIYKGRSVSLTTFYRTARNTMNMCFNKEPTAAEVEQEYWRIVEQKDCHVAVHSGKVDTSTHGSGFPVAKSEPFSKHGWNLTILPHNSGSILRYLGAVPGVTVPWLNIGMVFSTSCWSRDQNRLPFIDYLHTGADCIWYCIPAEEKAKLDKVVHTLLQANGTPGLEMLEKNIMISPEVLSREGIKVHRTVQQSGQFVVSFPGTFVCRVCCGYSVSESVHFATPQWMNLGYEAAKDLKCRRIAKPFSMEKLLYQIAMFESKRENGHVLGTIATLLKDLRDIEMRQRQKLYEAGLLSSARYGSHDGTQAPGEARKKQRKWLALESSERRCQTCQHLCYLSMVVQENENVVFCLECASHHVEKHKSCRGLKMMYRYDEEQIDSLVDLVCGKAMKGHQNCNGVVPGKMAAKRGPRKRATVEVSRSRLPSSHLAKSATGS; translated from the exons GCCCAGACTGCAAGCCCAGAGGAAGTTTGCTCAGTCTCAACCCAACTCTCCCAGCACGACCCCAGTGAAGGCAGCTGAGGCTATGCTGCCCACCCCTGCCTCGCAGATCACGGACCTCTCCAGGCGCAAGCCCAAAACGGAGGACTTCCTGACCTTCCTCTGTCTCCGAG TCTTCAACGGCTACAGCAAGGCGTCGCGGGACAGAGAGGGTGCCGGCAAGCTGAAGGGCCGGGAGGCGACGCCGGCGAAGGAGCGCGGCGAGCGGCCAGACAGCCGCAGGGAACAGCCCCTCCCACACGCTGGAGCCCCAGCCAGGGGGCCCTCCGCCGGCAGCGTCCCATACAAGCGCGCGGCCGAAGAGCTCCGCAAGCAG gTTTCCAAGGTGAACGGACTCACGCGGGGAGCCCCTGCCGTCACGCACACAGCCAGTGCCAAAAAAACAAAGGACTTCCGTCTGCCGTCCAAAACTGTGAAGTGCACGCAGGCTACGAGCAAAGCCCGTGTCACGCACACCAAAGCCAAGGGGGCGCTGGTCAGGAGGTCCAGACTGAACCACAGCAAACACGCCACGCTCCACAGACCGCCCCCAAGAAACCACTACCACCCCGGCAACGGACTGCCCCACTCCAACTCAGGAAAAGCCCAAGGTAGCAATGCAAAAACACGCAAACAGGTGCTATTGTCCAACGGGGCGCACAAGCTGGCCACCGAGGGCGCCGCACGCCTCAACGGGCGCCTCAACGGGCAGCTGCTCCCCAAAGACGGCGCCCCCCAGGGCCGGGAGGGCCTTCGCAACTCCAAGAGACGGCTAGCGGCGGCGGGGGCCACGGTCCAGCTGCTTCTGGAGAGATCCAAGAAACCGAAGCCTCCGGCCCCCGCCCCCGAGGCTCCCGGTGAGGCGGCCGTGCCCAGCGGGGCGGCAGTGCCGAACGGGCATGTCGCCACGGAGACGGGCGCGCCCAGCCCGGAACGTCAGCGGCCCAGGCGCTCCACCGCGGGGCGACTCATGTTCGGCCGGCACTCGCAGATCTCCAGCGTGGGGCCGGCGCCACAGCAGGCCGCCCCTGACTGCTCCCCTACCTCAGCCCATGAGCCGCCCCGCCCCCAGCACAAGCAGGCAGAGCCCCGTGCCAAGGCCGGCTGCCCCCCCATTACGGACGTGCTGGTGCTGCGACCCAATTCCACGGAGTTCCAGGACCCGCTGGCGTACCTGGACTCGGTGCGCGAGCGGGCCGAGCCCTACGGGCTTTGCCGCATAGTCCCCCCGCCCGAGTGGCGGCCCGAGTGCAAGCTGAACGAGGACATGCGCTTCGTCACGCAGGTGCAGCACGTGCACAAGCTGGGCCGGCGCTGGGGCCCCAACGTGCAGCAGCTGGCCTGCATCAGGAAGCACCTGCGCTCTCAGGGCATAACCATGGATGAGCCGCCCCTCATCG GGGGCTGCGAGCTGGACCTGGCCCGCTTCTTTCAGCTCATCAACGACATGGGCGGAATGCAGCAGGTAACGGACCTCAAGAAGTGGAGCAAGCTGGCGGACCTGCTGCGGGTGCCGCGCTCCGCCCAGGACCGGCTGGCTAAACTGCAGGAGGCCTACTGCCAGTACCTGCTGTCCTACGACTCGCTGTCAGCCGAGGAGCGCCGGAGGCTGGAGCGGGAGGTGCTGGCCGAGAAGGAGAACCTAGAGTGTCGGCGGGGGCCCCTGGAGGGCCACTCAGAGAATGCACATCGCTCGCTGGCACTGCCGCGCTACGAACCCAAGAACGGCCTGGTCAACGGCATGGTGCACAAGGATGGCCTTCGTGGCCGACTCAAGGACGCCGTGGACGCCCTCAAGATGGGCCGGCGCCGGCTGTTCGCTCAGGAGAGGAAGGCTGACGAGCAGGAGGACCGCGGCATCCTCAGCGACCAGCACAAGTGTATTTACAAG ggcCGTTCTGTTTCCTTGACCACCTTCTACCGGACAGCCAGGAACACTATGAACATGTGCTTCAACAAGGAGCCCACGGCCGCCGAAGTGGAG CAAGAGTACTGGCGCATCGTGGAGCAGAAGGACTGCCATGTGGCCGTCCACAGCGGGAAGGTGGACACCAGCACTCATGGGAGTGGTTTCCCTGTGGCCAAGTCGGAGCCCTTCTCCAA GCATGGATGGAACCTCACAATCCTGCCCCACAACTCTGGGTCCATCCTGCGTTACCTTGGTGCTGTGCCTG GGGTGACCGTCCCCTGGCTGAACATCGGCATGGTGTTTTCTACCTCATGTTGGTCTCGCGACCAGAACCGCCTTCCATTCATCGATTACTTACACACGGGTGCGGACTGCATCTG GTATTGTATTCCTGCTGAAGAAAAAGCGAAGCTGGACAAAGTGGTGCACACCTTGCTGCAGGCCAACGGCACCCCTGGGCTGGAGATGCTGGAGAAGAACATCATG ATCTCTCCGGAGGTTCTCTCCCGCGAGGGCATCAAGGTGCACCGCACGGTGCAGCAGAGTGGCCAGTTCGTCGTCTCTTTCCCGGGAACCTTTGTGTGCAGGGTCTGCTGTGGGTACAGCGTCTCCGAAAGCGTGCACTTTGCCACCCCCCAGTGGATGAACCTGGGATACGAGGCTGCTAAG gacctGAAATGCCGGCGCATCGCAAAACCCTTTTCCATGGAGAAGCTGCTCTACCAAATCGCCATGTTCGAGTCCAAGCGTGAGAACGGCCACGTTCTGGGCACAATCGCCACTCTTCTCAAAGATCTCAG GGACATAGAGATGCGccagcggcagaagctgtacgAGGCCGGACTGCTTTCCTCGGCCCGCTACGGCTCGCACGATGGCACTCAGGCTCCCGGCGAGGCCAGGAAGAAGCAGCGCAAGTGGTTGGCACTGGAGTCATCGGAGCGCCGCTGCCAGACATGCCAGCACCTCTGCTACCTATCCATG GTCGTCCAGGAGAACGAGAATGTGGTCTTCTGCTTGGAGTGCGCGTCACACCATGTGGAGAAACACAAGTCCTGCCGGGGCCTGAAGATGATGTATCGCTACGACGAG GAGCAGATCGACAGCCTGGTGGACCTCGTGTGCGGCAAGGCAATGAAAGGCCATCAGAACTGTAACGGGGTCGTGCCGGGCAAGATGGCTGCCAAGCGCGGCCCGCGGAAGCGAGCGACGGTGGAGGTTTCACGCTCCCGCCTCCCGTCCTCCCATCTGGCCAAAAGTGCTACGGGTTCCTAG
- the dtnbp1b gene encoding dystrobrevin binding protein 1b → MSSPGSTDSGKRDSSEPDPEQDQKRLEAERPPQVKLKERQKFFEEAFQQDMEQYLSAGYLQIADRREPLGSMSSMEVNVDMLEQMDLMDMSDQEALDVFLNSGGEDNSVASPMLGPDLESFPAEITLQVPTQDELRHKLSSTCTGTPGQEGGARSEGGTQAT, encoded by the exons ATGTCTTCCCCAGGCTCCACTGACAGCGGCAAGAGGGACTCCT CGGAGCCTGACCCCGAGCAGGACCAGAAGAGGCTGGAAGCAGAGCGCCCCCCACAGGTCAAGCTGAAGGAGAGGCAGAAATTTTTCGAGGAGGCCTTCCAGCAGGACATGGAGCAGTACCTCTCTGCGGGGTACCTACAGATTGCTGACAGGAGAG AACCTCTAGGGAGCATGTCTTCGATGGAGGTGAACGTGGACATGCTGGAGCAGATGGACTTGATGGATATGTCTGACCAGGAGGCCTTGGACGTCTTCCTGAACTCTGGAGGAGAGGACAACAGCGTGGCTTCACCCATGCTGG GTCCGGATCTGGAATCCTTCCCGGCGGAGATCACGCTGCAGGTTCCCACACAGGACGAGCTGCGGCACAAGCTGTCCTCCACCTGCACAGGCACGCCGGGCCAGGAGGGCGGGGCACGGAGCGAGGGTGGTACACAAGCCACCTAG